One genomic window of Haemorhous mexicanus isolate bHaeMex1 chromosome 17, bHaeMex1.pri, whole genome shotgun sequence includes the following:
- the FAHD1 gene encoding acylpyruvase FAHD1, mitochondrial, which yields MAGSKPLSRFWEWGRNIVCVGRNYAEHAKEMGSALPAEPLFFLKPSSAYVREGSPIVRPYYCRNLHHEVELGVVIGRRAQAVPQDAAMGHVAGYALCLDMTARDTQEECKKKGLPWTLAKGFGSSCPVSDFVPKEKIADPHKLQIWLKVNGKMRQEGDTSSMIFSIPYLISYISHIFTLEEGDLILTGSPKGVGSVEANDEIEAGIKDVLSMRFKVAQGTDPRSPKGV from the coding sequence ATGGCCGGCTCCAAACCGCTGTCCCGCTTCTGGGAGTGGGGCAGGAACATCGTGTGCGTGGGGCGCAACTACGCGGAGCACGCCAAGGAGATGGGCAGCGCCCTGCCCGCCGAGCCGCTCTTCTTCCTCAAGCCCTCCTCGGCCTACGTGCGGGAGGGGTCCCCGATCGTGCGGCCCTACTACTGCCGGAACCTGCACCACGaggtggagctgggggtggTCATCGGCCGCAGGGCGCAGGCCGTGCCGCAGGACGCGGCCATGGGGCACGTGGCGGGCTATGCCCTGTGCCTGGACATGACGGCCCGCGACACCCAGGAGgagtgcaagaagaaggggctgCCCTGGACCTTGGCCAAGGGGTtcggctcctcctgcccagtcAGTGACTTCGTGCCCAAGGAGAAGATCGCAGACCCGCACAAGCTGCAGATCTGGCTGAAGGTGAACGGGAAGATGAGGCAGGAGGGGGACACCTCGTCCATGATCTTCTCCATCCCTTACCTGATCAGCTACATCAGCCACATATTCACCTTGGAAGAAGGGGACTTGATTCTCACGGGGTCTCCCAAAGGAGTGGGGTCGGTGGAGGCCAACGATGAGATCGAGGCGGGGATCAAGGACGTGCTGTCCATGAGGttcaaggtggcacagggcacGGATCCCCGGAGCCCAAAGGGTGTTTGA
- the MEIOB gene encoding meiosis-specific with OB domain-containing protein, with the protein MAHSRSARDFVALSDLHPNLARPNVIGVVIGKTDVRSFPDRKNIGTERYTFNFTIRDSPTYFINVQSWGREEYIRSLSESFRVGDCVTIENPLIQSKEAEREEKFNPVTPSGYKLLLSENHSVVKTSSCYDTDTRLLALLHLPVKDPQDYYSLGDIVANGQSLHGRVLNVLAAVMAVGEPKYFMTSDKRKGQRCEVKLYDETERSFPIVCWDNESIQLAQSWIPQETVIFASDVRINFDKFRNCMTATVISKTIITTNPETAEANVLFSFIKESAQAGALPSPMKELPNETINLEAVVDVYTVEQLKEKALQSDGKLEPLHGIIYGYISTLDIDESVSRVLRNRCSVCRFIVNEVSNTCTFCTDISPKARSTFASFDILVDVTDHTGTLRSCYLADCVAEDTLGCTVPEFLMLEENQKTALKWQLLLERSKIYFKVTSSPNWRTGLKVNLLSCKLADPIEASQSLLGRDWNNL; encoded by the exons ATGGCTCATTCTCGTTCAGCACGGGACTTTGTTGCACTTTCAGATCTGCATCCAAACCTTGCTCGTCCT aatgtaATCGGGGTGGTTATTGGGAAAACAGATGTCAGAAGCTTTCCAGACCGAAAAA ACATAGGCACTGAGAGATACACCTTCAATTTTACCATTCGTGATTCCCCAACTTATTTCATTAATGTCCAGTCCTGGGGCAGAGAAGAGTACATCAGATCCCTCTCAGAAAGCTTCAGGGTTGGTGACTGTG TTACAATCGAAAATCCTTTAATTCAGtcaaaggaagcagaaagagaagaaaaattcaacCCTGTAACTCCTAG TGGCTACAAATTATTGCTCAGTGAAAATCACTCTGTGGTTAAAACCTCTTCCTGCTATGACACAGACACcaggctcctggctctgctgcacctGCCTGTCAAGGACCCTCAGGATTATTATTCCCTGGGGGACATCGTGGCAAATGGACAAAGCCTCCATGGGAGAGTCCTCAACGTGCTGGCAGCTGTGATGGCA gTTGGGGAGCCAAAGTATTTTATGACTTCAGACAAAAGGAAAGGCCAGAGGTGTGAAGTGAAGCTGTATGATGAAACAGAGAGGTCTTTCCCAATAGTATG CTGGGATAATGAATCCATCCAGCTGGCACAAAGTTGGATCCCCCAAGAAACAG TTATATTTGCATCAGATGTGAGAATCAATTTTGACAAATTTAGGAACTGCATGACTGCAACTGTGATATCCAAAACCATCATTACAACTAACCCAG aaacagcagaagCAAATGTTCTCTTCAGCTTCATCAAAGAgagtgcccaggcaggagctctgcccagccccatgAAGGAGCTGCCAAATGAAACCATTAACT TGGAGGCTGTAGTGGATGTCTACACAGTGgaacagctgaaagaaaaagctctccagAGTGATGGGAAGCTGGAGCCTCTCCATGGAATTATTTATGGCTACATTTCCACCCTGGACATCGACGAGAGCGTGTCCAGAGTCCTGCGCAACAGATG CTCAGTCTGCCGGTTCATCGTGAATGAGGTGTCAAACACCTGCACCTTCTGCACTGACATCTCTCCAAAGGCCAGGTCCACCTTTGCCAGCTTTGACATCCTGGTGGATGTGACAGACCACACAGGCACCCTGCGCTCCTGCTACCTGGCTGACTGTGTGGCTGAGGACACCCTGGGCTGCACA GTCCCTGAATTCCTCATGctggaagaaaaccagaagacTGCACTGAAATGGCAACTCCTCTTGGAACGAAGCAAGATTTACTTCAAA GTTACTTCATCACCCAATTGGAGAACTGGATTAAAGGTGAATCTTCTTTCCTGCAAACTGGCAGATCCCATAGAGGCCAGTCAGAGCTTGTTGGGAAGAGACTGGAATAATTTATAA